In one window of Nothobranchius furzeri strain GRZ-AD chromosome 11, NfurGRZ-RIMD1, whole genome shotgun sequence DNA:
- the zmynd11 gene encoding zinc finger MYND domain-containing protein 11 isoform X2: MNKEIMSRVVRKRQADPKVVQYVWAAIEVIRNQKQIANMDRISKYLSRVFGMHPKETARQLSLAVKDGLVVETLTVGCKGSKAGIEQEGYWLPGDEMEPKAEGSKDWETESHDWYCMECHLPGDVLPCDNCFRVYHLKCLSEECKPRDGGSHWQCVVCRGSKKKNLNKQEMCKYLRFIIQRMKERAVDLNKKGKDTKHPMYRRLIHTAVEVTNIQENLSEGKYKSFDEFKADVQLIVHNTSILFGVHSDQAEIARLLFSDTCHELNELLLCKNCFYLSNARPDNWFCYPCSPSHDLVWAKMKGFGYWPAKVLQREDNQVDVRFFGHQHQRAWIPADNIQDIKVSIQQLQVKRSSGWKKACEELEVYQRFLREGRFWKTKMEESPQLHQQNHRQHQEEPRLERTEEAESSISSTSNEQVRHMKISLEPKAKKSRRTQIVEPKEEASDPEPEMEAVSSSQEIPVSSALQQPEKLSVSTQTKKASGGSPRMLHRSTQTNSDGACQNMCHEKYTKVFNDVKEMMKADNKRETERVVREALEKLRAEMEEEKRQAVSKAVSGVQVEMERKCKQVKEKCKEELVEEVKKLVAQHKQLISQTKKKQWCYNCEEEAMYHCCWNTSYCSIKCQQEHWHADHKRTCRRKR; the protein is encoded by the exons GTATCTAAGTCGTGTGTTTGGAATGCATCCAAAGGAGACAGCCAGACAGCTGAGCCTGGCAGTGAAGGATGGCTTGGTGGTGGAGACCCTCACTGTCGGCTGCAAGGGCTCTAAGGCCGGCATCGAGCAGGAGGGTTACTGGCTGCCTGGAGACGAGATG GAGCCGAAAGCCGAGGGAAGCAAG GACTGGGAGACGGAGAGCCATGACTGGTACTGCATGGAGTGTCACCTCCCGGGCGACGTCCTCCCGTGTGACAACTGCTTCCGGGTTTACCACCTCAAGTGTCTGTCGGAGGAGTGCAAACCCCGAGACGGGGGCTCACACTGGCAGTGCGTTGTGTGCAGG GGGAGTAAAAAGAAGAACCTGAACAAACAGGAGATGTGTAAATACCTGCGCTTCATTATCCAGCGTATGAAGGAGAGG GCAGTGGACCTGAACAAAAAGGGCAAAGACACTAAACACCCCATGTACAGACGACTGATCCACACAGCAGTGGAGGTCACCAACATCCAAGAG AACTTGTCTGAAGGAAAATACAAAAGCTTCGATGAGTTCAAAGCAGACGTTCAGCTGATTGTTCACAACACGTCCATCCTGTTTGGAG TTCACAGCGACCAGGCAGAGATCGCACGGCTGCTTTTCAGCGACACGTGTCATGAG TTGAACGAGTTGTTGTTGTGTAAGAACTGTTTCTACCTGTCCAACGCCCGACCCGACAACTGGTTCTGTTATCCCTGT AGTCCCAGTCACGACTTGGTCTGGGCAAAGATGAAGGGGTTTGGCTACTGGCCAGCCAAAGTCCTTCAGAGGGAGGACAACCAGGTGGACGTTCGCTTCTTTGGACACCAGCACCAGAG AGCATGGATCCCTGCAGACAACATCCAGGACATCAAGGTGAGCATCCAGCAGCTGCAGGTGAAGCGCAGtagtggctggaagaaggcctgtgaggAGCTGGAGGTGTACCAGCGCTTCCTGAGGGAGGGGCGCTTCTGGAAAACAAAGATGGAGGAAAGCCCCCAGCTGCACCAGCAGAACCATCGGCAGCATCAGGAGGAGCCCAGGCTGGAGAGGACAGAAGAAGCTGAGTCCAGCATCTCCTCCACCAGCAATGAGCAGGTCCGCCAT ATGAAAATCAGCCTGGAGCCCAAAGCGAAGAAAAGCCGTCGGACTCAAATAGTTGAGCCTAAAGAGGAAGCCAGT GACCCGGAGCCTGAGATGGAGGCGGTCAGCTCCAGCCAGGAGATCCCTGTGTCATCAGCTCTTCAGCAGCCTGAGAAGCTGTCCGTGTCCACGCAGACCAAGAAGGCCAGCGGGGGGTCGCCGCGCATGCTGCACCGCAGCACTCAGACCAACAGCGACGGCGCCTGCCAGAACATGTGCCACGAGAAgtacaccaaggtttttaacgaTGTCAAGGAGATGATGAAGGCCGACAACAAGAGGGAGACGGAGCGGGTGGTCCGAGAAGCTCTGGAGAAG CTGCGTGCTGAGATGGAGGAGGAGAAGCGGCAGGCGGTGAGCAAGGCGGTGTCTGGAGTGCAGGTGGAGATGGAGAGGAAGTGTAAACAGGTGAAGGAGAAGTGtaaagaggagctggtggaggaggtGAAGAAGCTGGTGGCTCAACACAAGCAGCTCATCTCCCAGACCAAGAAGAAGCAGTGG TGTTACAACTGTGAAGAGGAGGCCATGTACCACTGCTGCTGGAACACCTCCTACTGCTCCATCAAGTGTCAGCAGGAGCACTGGCACGCCGACCACAAACGAACCTGCCGCAGGAAGAGATGA